A single window of Senegalia massiliensis DNA harbors:
- a CDS encoding Ger(x)C family spore germination protein, with protein MKKKALFLIIIILTNLLIGCWDKRELSEITIASAVGVDKIEDEYLVTVQIINPSEIAGKELTERSEVSTYRVKGKTVFEALRKLTRDVPRKVYLGHLMILMIGEELAKEGIIDVLDFFSRDHELRTDFYIVITKDLMATDALNVLTAIEKIPAEKLYDSLEMAEKSWGNVRTIQLDQLISDLINIGKDPVLTGISVIGQNQNNSGMENVSEVQPANIIRAQDIGVFNGDKLVGWLNQNESRGYNAIIDNLKNTIITIPCNEKDDLSVELLKSKSKIKSEIKNGIPNINIEINLEVKIADVECDIDIKKTDNIKELENTLEKQVKSYMNLSIKKAKKLKSDVFGFGLELHRKHPKEFKELRDNWEDEFSNLDININVKSKITGTGTTKGIFIDKVDDGVNKNEK; from the coding sequence ATGAAGAAAAAAGCATTGTTTTTAATTATAATAATTCTAACTAATTTATTAATAGGATGTTGGGATAAAAGAGAACTCTCAGAAATTACTATTGCCTCAGCTGTAGGTGTAGATAAAATAGAAGATGAATATTTAGTCACAGTTCAAATTATAAATCCAAGTGAAATAGCAGGAAAAGAATTAACAGAGAGATCTGAAGTTTCAACATATAGAGTAAAAGGTAAAACAGTATTTGAAGCTTTAAGAAAACTAACTAGAGATGTTCCAAGAAAGGTTTATTTAGGTCATTTAATGATTTTAATGATTGGAGAAGAGTTAGCAAAAGAAGGAATTATAGATGTATTAGATTTTTTCTCTAGAGATCATGAATTAAGAACAGATTTTTATATTGTTATTACAAAAGATTTAATGGCAACAGATGCTTTAAATGTACTCACTGCTATTGAAAAGATACCTGCTGAGAAATTATATGATAGTTTAGAAATGGCTGAAAAATCTTGGGGAAATGTTAGAACTATTCAATTAGATCAACTTATATCAGATTTAATAAATATAGGTAAAGATCCTGTTCTTACAGGAATTTCAGTAATAGGACAGAATCAAAACAATAGTGGTATGGAAAATGTAAGTGAAGTTCAACCTGCAAATATTATTAGAGCACAAGATATAGGAGTATTTAATGGAGATAAATTAGTAGGGTGGTTAAATCAAAATGAAAGTCGAGGATATAATGCCATAATAGATAATTTAAAGAATACTATTATAACTATTCCTTGTAATGAAAAAGATGATTTATCAGTAGAATTATTAAAATCAAAGTCTAAAATAAAATCTGAAATTAAGAACGGAATACCTAATATTAACATAGAAATTAATTTAGAAGTTAAAATTGCTGATGTAGAGTGTGATATAGACATAAAAAAGACAGACAATATAAAAGAATTAGAAAATACTTTAGAAAAACAAGTTAAAAGTTATATGAATTTATCTATTAAAAAAGCTAAAAAGCTTAAAAGTGATGTATTTGGATTTGGATTAGAATTACATAGAAAACATCCAAAAGAATTTAAAGAATTAAGAGATAATTGGGAGGATGAATTTTCAAATTTAGATATAAATATAAATGTAAAATCAAAAATTACAGGAACGGGAACTACAAAAGGTATTTTTATAGATAAAGTAGATGATGGAGTGAATAAGAATGAAAAATAG
- a CDS encoding GerAB/ArcD/ProY family transporter, with translation MSKSIINNNQLRNFIFFQYVASSVVLYPSMLSGIAKQDAWLSALLGSILSLIVAFIYYNLIDKMGDKNLMEYIEFLFGKYIGGLIKLLLIYFFILACSAQIWIMGNFLSTHIMHETPLYVLKTLFMIVVVIAAKLGIEVVARSSEIIIPITLIGFFIPILLLIPQIDINNMYPILEKGFSPVFKGILPFMGATSFTFIALLTFCPSNVNNVKGIKKDFLIATIIASIVLIIAIDMCTLVLGSEITSRHLYPTHILSKKAKIGEYIQRLEILFAMVWFLSVFYKLFIYFYSLTVSISQFLKLNNYKILILPIAMIMVILSTIVYPDTIYFVEWDSVNWPRLTLTFGLILPLILLFTGKIKGK, from the coding sequence ATGTCTAAAAGTATTATAAATAACAATCAATTAAGGAATTTTATATTTTTCCAATATGTTGCAAGTTCTGTTGTGTTATATCCATCAATGCTTTCTGGTATTGCAAAGCAAGATGCATGGTTATCTGCATTGTTAGGAAGTATATTAAGTTTAATTGTTGCTTTTATTTACTATAATCTAATAGATAAAATGGGAGATAAAAATTTAATGGAATATATTGAATTTTTATTTGGTAAATATATAGGTGGTTTGATTAAATTATTACTTATATATTTTTTTATATTAGCATGTTCTGCTCAAATATGGATTATGGGAAATTTTTTAAGTACACATATAATGCACGAAACACCTCTTTATGTGTTAAAGACTCTTTTTATGATAGTAGTTGTAATAGCAGCAAAGTTAGGTATAGAAGTGGTAGCTAGATCTTCAGAAATAATTATACCAATAACTCTTATAGGTTTTTTTATACCAATTCTATTGTTAATTCCACAAATAGATATTAATAATATGTATCCAATATTAGAAAAAGGATTTTCTCCTGTGTTTAAAGGAATTTTACCATTTATGGGAGCTACTTCTTTTACTTTTATAGCATTATTAACATTTTGTCCATCAAATGTAAATAATGTTAAAGGAATTAAAAAGGATTTTTTAATAGCTACAATAATAGCATCAATAGTTCTAATAATAGCTATTGATATGTGTACTCTTGTATTAGGATCAGAAATAACATCAAGACATCTTTATCCTACACATATATTATCCAAAAAAGCAAAGATAGGAGAATATATACAACGGTTAGAAATATTATTTGCAATGGTTTGGTTTTTATCTGTATTCTATAAATTGTTTATTTATTTTTATAGCCTTACAGTTAGTATATCTCAGTTTTTAAAATTAAATAATTATAAAATATTAATATTACCAATAGCTATGATAATGGTAATATTATCTACAATAGTTTATCCTGATACAATATATTTCGTTGAATGGGATAGTGTAAATTGGCCAAGACTTACTCTTACCTTTGGATTAATATTACCATTGATATTATTATTTACAGGGAAAATTAAAGGTAAATAA
- a CDS encoding SDR family oxidoreductase encodes MAKILLTGISGNVGSAVMDYFIKNNIDFTAGVRNVKKYKGKFPGINLVHLDFENKDTFDSALEGMDKVFLVRPPQLTDVNEIFKPFINKCKQKFVRRIVFLSLLGIEKNPFPPHHKIEKIILESNIPYTFIRPSFFMQNLSTTHKEDIKERNDIFIPGGNAKVSFIDTRDIGEIIGITLTEKGHRKRAYTITGCEAISYYEVANKMSEILGKDIKYSNPSLLQFRKEMINRGVKKEFANVMTVLYLTTKFGMARKVTDTAENILKRKPRTIDDFIKDYSDQWI; translated from the coding sequence ATGGCAAAAATTTTACTTACAGGCATATCTGGAAATGTAGGTAGTGCAGTAATGGATTATTTTATAAAGAATAACATTGATTTTACAGCTGGTGTAAGAAATGTTAAAAAATATAAAGGGAAATTCCCCGGAATTAATTTAGTTCATTTAGACTTTGAAAACAAAGATACATTTGATAGTGCATTAGAAGGAATGGATAAAGTGTTTTTAGTTCGACCTCCGCAACTTACAGATGTAAACGAGATATTTAAACCATTTATAAATAAATGCAAGCAAAAATTTGTTAGGAGAATAGTATTTCTATCTTTACTTGGAATAGAAAAAAATCCTTTCCCGCCTCACCATAAAATAGAAAAAATTATATTAGAATCAAATATACCATATACCTTTATAAGACCAAGTTTTTTTATGCAGAATCTATCAACTACTCATAAAGAAGATATAAAGGAAAGAAATGATATTTTTATTCCTGGGGGTAATGCAAAGGTAAGCTTTATTGACACTAGGGACATTGGTGAAATAATAGGTATAACTCTTACAGAAAAAGGACATAGAAAAAGAGCCTATACAATAACAGGATGTGAAGCCATAAGTTATTATGAAGTTGCAAATAAAATGAGTGAGATTTTAGGAAAGGATATAAAATATTCAAATCCTAGCCTGTTACAATTTAGAAAAGAGATGATAAATAGAGGAGTTAAAAAGGAATTTGCTAATGTAATGACTGTACTTTATTTAACTACTAAATTTGGAATGGCAAGGAAAGTAACAGATACAGCAGAAAACATATTAAAAAGAAAACCTAGAACTATAGATGATTTTATAAAAGATTATAGTGACCAATGGATATAA
- a CDS encoding MOSC domain-containing protein: MIKGRVLAINISTQKGTIKTPIEKGIFKINHGLIGDAHAGDWHRQVSLLADESIDKMKKMGVEDLDSGKFAENITTKGIILHELPIGTKLRIGSTIQEVTQIGKECHTGCEIATKVGKCIMPTEGIFTKVIRDGVIKPGDIIEEI, encoded by the coding sequence ATGATAAAGGGTAGGGTTTTAGCTATAAATATAAGCACGCAAAAAGGCACAATAAAAACGCCTATAGAAAAAGGAATTTTTAAGATAAACCATGGTTTAATTGGAGATGCTCATGCAGGTGATTGGCATAGACAGGTAAGTTTATTAGCAGATGAAAGTATAGATAAAATGAAAAAAATGGGAGTAGAAGATTTAGATAGTGGTAAATTTGCAGAAAATATTACTACTAAAGGTATAATACTTCATGAATTACCAATAGGTACAAAACTTAGAATAGGTAGTACAATTCAAGAAGTAACACAGATAGGAAAAGAATGTCATACTGGATGTGAAATAGCGACAAAAGTTGGTAAATGTATCATGCCAACGGAAGGTATATTTACAAAAGTAATAAGAGATGGTGTAATAAAGCCAGGAGATATTATAGAAGAAATATAG
- a CDS encoding spore germination protein — MKKLSDLFRKKNKKTKNSVEINNIYIDETVEENLNENINIIKEELGESSDLVIRQFCSSVNTGIEMSVVYIDGLGDKNIINKFVLKPLMHNSECKDVKEEVKNKNLLEYIEENIILDSEIKKISKFKDLFLHILSGDSVILVDGFSTCFVIATKGFEDRGVQEPSSQNVIRGPRDGFCETLKTNISLIRRRIKNTNLRIEQKVIGKETNTDVAIAYIKGIADEKIIDEVRYRISKIRIDSILESGYIEELIQDEPYTLFPTIYNTERPDSVSAGLLEGRIAILVDGTPFVLLVPALFVQFFQSPEDYYQRADISSLIRMLRYVAFFLSLLTPSLFIAITTFHQEMIPPALLISIVAQREGIPFPALIEALIMELTFEILREAGVRMPKAIGTAISIVGALVLGEAAVQAGLVSPAKVIVVSITALASFISPSYNLAMTVRILRFIFMLLAASFGLFGIALGLLTMLLHLCSLRSFGIPYMYPLAPFNLSGQKDTLIRTPIWRMFKRPKLISSKNSVRQQNPTDAKPKKP, encoded by the coding sequence ATGAAGAAATTAAGTGATTTATTTAGAAAAAAAAATAAGAAAACGAAAAACTCAGTAGAAATAAATAATATATATATAGATGAGACAGTAGAAGAAAATTTAAATGAAAATATAAATATTATAAAAGAAGAACTTGGAGAAAGTAGTGATTTAGTCATTAGACAATTTTGTTCTTCAGTAAATACGGGGATAGAAATGTCAGTTGTATATATAGATGGGTTAGGAGATAAAAACATTATAAATAAATTTGTACTTAAGCCTCTTATGCATAATAGTGAATGTAAAGATGTTAAAGAGGAAGTTAAGAATAAGAATTTATTAGAATATATAGAAGAAAATATTATATTAGATAGTGAAATAAAGAAAATTAGTAAATTCAAAGATTTATTTTTACATATTTTATCTGGAGATTCTGTAATTTTAGTAGATGGGTTTAGTACTTGTTTTGTTATAGCTACTAAAGGGTTTGAAGATAGAGGTGTTCAAGAACCTAGTAGTCAAAATGTCATAAGGGGACCTAGAGATGGATTTTGTGAGACCCTTAAAACAAATATTTCTCTTATAAGAAGAAGAATTAAAAATACAAATCTTAGAATCGAACAAAAAGTAATAGGAAAAGAAACTAATACAGATGTAGCAATTGCATATATAAAAGGTATAGCAGATGAAAAAATAATAGATGAGGTTAGATATAGAATAAGTAAAATAAGAATAGATAGTATTTTAGAAAGTGGATATATTGAAGAACTTATTCAAGATGAACCATATACATTGTTTCCGACAATATATAATACTGAAAGGCCTGATAGTGTTTCAGCAGGACTATTGGAGGGGAGAATAGCAATATTAGTAGATGGAACACCATTTGTTCTCTTAGTTCCTGCATTATTTGTACAATTTTTTCAATCTCCTGAGGACTATTATCAACGAGCTGATATATCTAGTTTAATTAGAATGCTTAGATATGTAGCATTTTTTTTATCATTACTTACTCCTTCATTATTTATAGCTATAACTACTTTCCATCAAGAAATGATACCACCTGCTCTTTTAATAAGTATTGTTGCCCAGAGAGAAGGTATACCATTTCCAGCTTTAATAGAAGCCTTAATAATGGAGTTAACATTTGAGATATTAAGAGAAGCAGGAGTAAGAATGCCTAAAGCAATTGGAACAGCAATATCTATAGTGGGAGCATTAGTGTTAGGTGAAGCAGCAGTTCAAGCTGGACTTGTTTCACCTGCAAAAGTAATAGTTGTATCAATAACCGCATTAGCTAGTTTTATATCACCTTCTTATAATTTAGCAATGACAGTTAGAATATTAAGATTTATATTTATGTTACTTGCAGCAAGCTTTGGACTCTTTGGAATTGCACTTGGTTTACTTACTATGTTACTTCATCTTTGTAGCTTAAGATCTTTTGGAATACCATATATGTATCCTCTAGCACCATTTAATTTAAGTGGACAAAAAGATACATTAATTAGAACGCCAATATGGAGAATGTTTAAAAGACCTAAACTTATTTCAAGTAAAAATTCTGTACGTCAGCAAAATCCTACAGATGCAAAACCAAAGAAACCATAA